The segment CTTAGCGGCCCAGAGTGCTCTTGGATCTTCGGAGTTCGGAGTTCGGGCGCCCGGAATACGGACCTTATCTCTCCGGCCCAACCACTTCATTCTCTATTGCCCAAGCAGCAAGCCAACCTCTGACGGCAGATACTTTTTAGATTAAACGCGCCCAAAAAATTTGCCTGGGTTTTGACAAAAACGAGTTGTGAAGTATTATGGTAAACGTTTACCTTTGCAGCGAACGGCTGGTTCCATATCACGGTCTCAGTTCCACCGGCATCGCGTCGAGCGATGGAGTTCGTCTTCGGCCAGCCGGGCGCTTCGAAGGCACTGATCCACATCGGAGGCTTCGATGATGTCTCAACGTGTTCTCGCTGCATTGACGCTCGTCGGCGGGCTCGTGCTGTCGTCCACGTCGACCCATGCGGTCGTCGTGATCGGAGATTTCGAAGGTTCTGACCCCGGCGCCTGGGGCCGGTGGAGCAGCGGGGTGCAGCCGTTCGGGCCGCCGGCAAACGTCGCGCTGAGCACCGAGGACAGCAGCCGCGGCACGACGAGCGTGAAGGCGACGAACGTCGGTTACCAGCAGAACCTCGCGTACGGCGCCAATGCCGCCGCCCGCACCGCGTTCGCCGTGAACACGACGCTTATGCTCGACGTGATCACCACCCCGTCGTCGGCGCCGAGCGGATATTGGCAGGTCTTCGAACTGATCCTCAATTCGCAGGGCGGCGGCTGGACCAACGTCACCAGCGGCCTGACAAACACCAGCGGTACGGGTAACAATATCTATTGGGGCCCCGGGCCCGGCGACGACGGCCGGCGCGTCGTCACGTTCTCGCTCGACTACAGTGCGGTCAAATCGTCCTGGTCGTCGCTAGCCAACGGTACGCCCGGCTGGGTCGAGCTCGTCTTCTCGCTGAACAACGACGGCGCCACCAACCCCGAGCACGCGGTGGCGTACATCGATAACGTTCGGCTGGTCGGTGACCCGGCTGCCGTACCGGAACCTGCGGCCGTTGGCGTGGCGGGAGTCGCGGCGGTCGGCGCGCTCATGCGACGTCATCGGCGGGCGTAGCGCCTGGCGGCGCGCGGCCGTTGGCAAAAGATTTGTCAGCGCGGCGACGCTGCCGCCACGGCGACATTCGACCGACCGGTTCTTCGCAGCTCAATCCCATCTCCTACCGGGAGCGTAATGATGTACCGCACGTTGCTCGCTGGCACCACGCTCATACTTGGCGTCGCCACGACCGCGACGGGACAGTCCGCCACCCTGCCGTTGCCGGGCACGCTGCGGGCGGCCGTCGGTGACCGCATGCTCATCGGCACCGCAATCATGGCCCAGGATCTGCAGGACCCACGGCACGCCGACCTGATCACCAGGGAGTTCAACTGCCTGACCGGGGGAAACGAATTCAAGCCGGACGCTCTGCAAAAGATGAAAGGCACGTTCACCTTCGAGAAGGCCGATCAACTTGTTGCGTTCGCAAAGCGGCACGACATGAAGGTCGTCGGTCACACACTGCTGTGGCACAACCAATCGCCCGCGTGGCTGTTCCAAAATGCTGACGGAGAGCCCCTTCCCCGCGAGGCGGCGTTGGCGAATTTGAAGGACCACGTCGCCGCCGTAATTCAACACTTCGGCAACGACGTGGTCGGATGGGACGTGCTGAACGAGGGCATCACCGACGGCGACGACGGTTACCTGCGCGACACGCCGGCCCGAAAGGCGATTGGCGACGACTACGTGGTGCAGGCGTTCAAGATTGCCCACGAGGCGAATCCGAACGTCGAGCTGTACTACAACGATTACAACATTGAGAACCCGGGCAAGCGTGAACGCGCCCTGAAGCTGATCCGCGAGTTGAAGGCCGCGGGCGTGCGACTGGATGCGGTCGGCATCCAGGGCCACTGGCTGATCAACTTCCCCGACGCGCAGGTGCTCGACGACGCCATCACCGAGTTCGCCGCAGAAGGTGTGGAAGTAATGATCACGGAGATGGACATCGACGTCCTGCCCCGCCGGTCGACCGGTGCCGACATCACGCTTCGCGAGGCCGGGGCCGACCCGTACAAGGAGGGACTGCCCGCGGACGTGCAGCAGAAGTTGGCCGAGCGGTACAAGGCCTTCTTCGACGTGATCGTTAAGCATGCCGCCGACGGCGTCGTGACCCGTGTGTCGCTCTGGGGCACCACTGACGATCACACCTGGCTCAACAATTTTCCTGTACGCGGGCGGACAAACCACCCCCTGCTCTTCGACCGCAACTTCGCCCCCAAACCCGCCCATGCCGCGGTGTTGGAGTCGCTGAAATCGCTGGGCGGCGCGAGCGCGCAGAATTAGGAAACCGGCTGGCTTGGCCATCACGACCACAAGGGTCGCCACGACCTGCGGCGACGACGTTGACGCCTTCGCGCAAGTCTGCCGCGGCGGCGTCGTGTGGCACCTCACCCAGCACGGCCGCGTCGAGGACCGGGCGATTCTGCGCAAAGTCGCCGATCGGCGGTTCCGGACGGCTGCCCCGCTCGGCGTCGGTGCCGATCTTGACCTCAAGCACGATGGTGGGACGTTCGGCGCCTTCGAGCACGGACTCGGCGGAGTGGAGCGGGTCGTTCGTCGAGTGGCAGAACGCGATCTCCCGGCCGTCGCGCTTCGTGAACGTCACGCCCGGCTCGCTCGTGGCCGACGCGTCGGCCGCAACGTGCGGTCATCGGCGTCGGTGTAGCCGAACGACCGCAGCACGTCGCGCAGCGGGTTCTGGTCGTTGAACTTGTCGATGACCTCGGCCTGACCATTGAGGGACGGGTGGGCGCGGTCGGTGGCCGTTGGGACCT is part of the Tepidisphaeraceae bacterium genome and harbors:
- a CDS encoding endo-1,4-beta-xylanase — encoded protein: MMYRTLLAGTTLILGVATTATGQSATLPLPGTLRAAVGDRMLIGTAIMAQDLQDPRHADLITREFNCLTGGNEFKPDALQKMKGTFTFEKADQLVAFAKRHDMKVVGHTLLWHNQSPAWLFQNADGEPLPREAALANLKDHVAAVIQHFGNDVVGWDVLNEGITDGDDGYLRDTPARKAIGDDYVVQAFKIAHEANPNVELYYNDYNIENPGKRERALKLIRELKAAGVRLDAVGIQGHWLINFPDAQVLDDAITEFAAEGVEVMITEMDIDVLPRRSTGADITLREAGADPYKEGLPADVQQKLAERYKAFFDVIVKHAADGVVTRVSLWGTTDDHTWLNNFPVRGRTNHPLLFDRNFAPKPAHAAVLESLKSLGGASAQN